The Streptomyces sp. NBC_01268 genome segment GGCGCAGACGCAGCACTTCCCCGTCGGGCCCTTCACCGCCGTCGACCCCGTGGTGGACCGGATGCGGGCCTTCCGCTCGGCCTGGCACCCGGCCGACGGGGTCGCGGTGTTCAACCGGGTCTATCTGACCGTCACCGAGGAGATCGGCCACGCCATCGAGGCGGGCACCTTCGCCGACCGGCGGGCCGCCGCCACCCTGGACGTGCGCTTCGCCCAGCGCTACCTCGCCGTCGTCGAGGCCGTCGGCACCGGCGCCCCGGCCCCCGCCTGCTGGCGCCCGCTCTTCCACTACCGCCGGCATCCCGGCGTACGGCCGCTGCAGTTCGCGCTCGCCGGGATCAACGCGCACATCGGGCACGACCTGGCCCTCGCCGTGGTCGACACCTGCCGGACGCTGGAGTGCTCGCCGGCGGAGCTGGAGGACGACTTCGACCGGGTCGGCGACATCCTCGTCCTCCTGGAGGAGCGCATCCGGGAGGAACTGATGCCGGGCCCGGACCTCCTGGAGGTCGCGGACCCGCTGACGCATCTGCTCGGCTGCTGGAGCCTGGACCGGGCCCGCGACGGGGCCTGGCTCGCCGCCCGCTCGCTGTGGCAGCTGCGGCGGCTGCCCGACCTGGCCGAGGAGTTCACCGAACGCCTCGACCGGTCGGTGGGCCTGGTGGGGCGGATGCTGCTCACCCCGCTGGCCCGCCCCTAGGGCCTGTCGTCAAACTCCCGTCGTCGCGGGGCAGGCGGGAGTTTGACGACAGGCCCTAGACCGGGCCGGGGGATCAGTCCTCCGGGAGCTCGACCGGGGCGATCTCGTCGTACACGTCGCCCGGGCCCGGGTTGGTGGCGTCCGTCGCGCCGCCGAAGTGGTGCATCACGCCCCAGACCGCGTTGAGCGCCGTCTGCACCGCGCCCTCGGCCCAGCCGGCCGTCCAGGAGATGTCGTCGCCGGCGAGGAAGATGCCGCGCTTGTCCTGGGGCAGGCGGTCCTGCATGAAGTGGGTGAACAGGCGCCGCTGGTAGCGGTAGTGACCCGGCAGGTTGGCCTTGAACGCGCCCATGAAGTAGGGCTCGTTCTCCCAGGAGACGGTGACCGGGTTGCCGATGATGTGCTTGCGGATGTCGACGTTCGGGTAGATCTCGCCGAGCGACTTCAGCATGACCTCCATGCGCTCGTTCGCGGACAGCGGCAGCCACTTCAGGCTGTCGTCGCACCACGTGTACGAGAGGCAGATGGTGGCCGGCT includes the following:
- a CDS encoding DUF5995 family protein — encoded protein: MAQTQHFPVGPFTAVDPVVDRMRAFRSAWHPADGVAVFNRVYLTVTEEIGHAIEAGTFADRRAAATLDVRFAQRYLAVVEAVGTGAPAPACWRPLFHYRRHPGVRPLQFALAGINAHIGHDLALAVVDTCRTLECSPAELEDDFDRVGDILVLLEERIREELMPGPDLLEVADPLTHLLGCWSLDRARDGAWLAARSLWQLRRLPDLAEEFTERLDRSVGLVGRMLLTPLARP